In one Lottiidibacillus patelloidae genomic region, the following are encoded:
- a CDS encoding class I SAM-dependent methyltransferase: protein MSDHYYSENPNIESAPRTHKVELRGKKLVFTADAGVFSKAGIDFGTKTLLEHYELPEISGEILDVGCGYGPIGITIAKEATDRQVVLVDVNERAIHLAKENAIRNQVSNVTVLKSNLLENVQNRHFASILTNPPIRAGKQVVHDLFEQAAAKLLPDGELWVVIQKKQGAPSAMEKLASLLNDVEVVVKKKGYFIIRAKNS, encoded by the coding sequence ATGAGCGATCATTATTACTCAGAAAATCCAAATATCGAAAGTGCGCCACGAACTCATAAGGTAGAACTTAGAGGTAAGAAGTTGGTGTTTACTGCTGACGCAGGCGTTTTTTCTAAAGCTGGAATTGACTTTGGGACAAAGACACTACTTGAGCATTATGAATTACCGGAGATCTCAGGGGAAATATTGGATGTTGGTTGCGGATATGGGCCGATCGGAATAACGATAGCTAAAGAAGCGACTGATAGACAAGTTGTTTTAGTAGATGTTAATGAACGAGCAATTCACTTGGCTAAAGAAAATGCTATCAGAAACCAAGTCTCAAACGTTACTGTCCTGAAAAGTAATTTGTTAGAAAATGTACAAAACAGGCATTTTGCGAGTATACTAACAAATCCTCCAATTCGAGCAGGGAAGCAAGTTGTTCATGATTTATTTGAACAAGCTGCAGCAAAATTGTTACCGGATGGAGAATTGTGGGTAGTAATTCAAAAGAAACAAGGTGCGCCTTCAGCGATGGAAAAACTAGCTTCATTATTAAATGACGTAGAAGTCGTAGTAAAGAAAAAAGGATATTTTATAATTAGAGCAAAAAATAGTTGA